A portion of the Planctomycetota bacterium genome contains these proteins:
- a CDS encoding NfeD family protein: MKGAILVVLGALLLGGAQAPAPAGAKVVIVPLVGEIGHRNNALLRRAIGEIRRENPALVVFEIDTPGGRVDHTLDMGEQIQSLAPIPTVAFVRPLDAGGSLGAAWSAGVYLAISCRRIYMYPGTVIGAATPVQVGPEGVQAVSEKELSALRQKFRARAEQNGYPANLVVAMVDKDLEIYEVVLDGRKRYLTLGEIDRLKSEGRTFEWSSVPFDSKDKLVTLTATQVVETGMGRAASSREEIYRDFGLSKPVEIVIESSWSEDLVGFLTSQVVSTILLIVGILGLWVEFKTPGFGLAGVAGILALALLLFGHHLAGLAQWGEILLIVTGLALIAAELLLLPGVGVLAIAGVLCVFVGLVLSFQDFALPDPSGAPWQIDLFVSSVGRVIFGFAGATAAFLALLRFLPRVPMLNALVLQARIDEAAPATPGASAWAGRRGHAMTPLRPGGKVQVDGQILDVVAEGEFVAPGEPVEIVRVEGPRIVVARTKR, from the coding sequence ATGAAAGGCGCAATCCTCGTCGTCCTGGGCGCGCTCCTTCTCGGAGGAGCCCAAGCGCCGGCGCCGGCGGGCGCCAAGGTGGTCATCGTCCCCCTCGTGGGGGAGATCGGCCACCGCAACAACGCGCTTCTGCGCCGCGCGATCGGAGAGATCCGGCGGGAGAATCCGGCGCTGGTCGTCTTCGAGATCGACACGCCCGGAGGCCGCGTGGACCATACGCTCGACATGGGCGAGCAGATCCAAAGCCTCGCGCCCATTCCGACGGTGGCGTTCGTCCGGCCTCTGGATGCGGGCGGGAGCCTGGGGGCGGCCTGGTCGGCGGGGGTCTACCTGGCCATCTCGTGCAGGCGCATCTATATGTATCCGGGCACGGTGATCGGCGCCGCCACGCCCGTGCAGGTGGGTCCCGAGGGCGTCCAGGCCGTCTCCGAGAAGGAGCTTTCCGCCCTGCGGCAGAAATTCCGCGCCCGCGCCGAGCAGAACGGCTACCCGGCCAACCTCGTCGTGGCCATGGTGGACAAGGACCTCGAGATCTACGAGGTCGTCCTCGACGGCCGCAAGCGGTACCTGACGCTGGGGGAAATCGACCGGCTCAAGTCCGAAGGCCGCACCTTCGAGTGGTCTTCGGTCCCTTTCGACTCCAAGGACAAGCTCGTCACCCTCACCGCCACGCAGGTGGTCGAGACCGGCATGGGGCGCGCGGCCTCGAGCCGCGAGGAGATCTACCGGGACTTCGGCCTGTCGAAACCCGTGGAGATCGTGATCGAGTCGAGCTGGTCGGAGGATCTCGTGGGCTTCCTCACGTCCCAGGTGGTCTCGACGATTCTCCTCATCGTCGGAATTCTCGGGCTCTGGGTGGAGTTCAAGACGCCCGGTTTCGGCCTGGCGGGGGTGGCGGGAATCCTGGCCCTGGCGCTTCTTCTTTTCGGGCACCACCTGGCGGGGCTGGCGCAGTGGGGCGAGATCCTGCTCATCGTGACCGGGCTGGCGCTCATCGCGGCGGAGCTTCTCCTGCTGCCCGGGGTGGGCGTCCTGGCGATCGCCGGCGTGCTGTGCGTGTTCGTGGGGCTGGTGCTTTCGTTCCAGGACTTCGCCCTGCCGGATCCCTCCGGGGCGCCGTGGCAGATCGATCTCTTCGTCAGCTCGGTGGGCCGGGTGATCTTCGGCTTCGCGGGGGCCACGGCGGCCTTCCTGGCGCTCCTGCGGTTCCTGCCCCGCGTGCCGATGCTCAACGCGCTGGTCCTCCAGGCGCGGATCGACGAGGCCGCCCCCGCGACGCCGGGGGCGTCGGCGTGGGCGGGTCGCCGCGGGCACGCGATGACGCCGCTGCGGCCGGGCGGGAAGGTCCAGGTGGACGGGCAGATTCTCGACGTGGTCGCCGAGGGGGAGTTCGTGGCCCCCGGGGAGCCCGTGGAGATCGTCCGCGTGGAAGGCCCCCGGATCGTCGTGGCAAGAACGAAGCGCTAG
- a CDS encoding peroxiredoxin: protein MADIAAVRSLPKIGDEAPDFTALTTHGEITLSKWQEGKWVILFSHPADFTPVCSTELTEFGRRFKEFEQRGVKLLGVSVDSIHSHLAWVQNLQKILGVRIPYPLVADSNRAVSELYGMIHPGASQTVTVRALFIIDPKRTIRAIIYYPLNIGRNVDEVLRAVDALQTADAKGVACPVNWKPGEKVIVPPPKTEKEVDDRLAMQNVERLDFYLTKKAL, encoded by the coding sequence ATGGCCGACATCGCCGCCGTCCGCTCGCTCCCGAAAATCGGGGACGAAGCGCCGGACTTCACCGCCCTGACGACGCACGGGGAGATCACGCTCTCCAAGTGGCAGGAAGGCAAGTGGGTCATCCTGTTCTCCCACCCCGCGGATTTCACGCCCGTCTGCTCCACGGAGCTCACGGAGTTCGGCCGCCGCTTCAAGGAGTTCGAGCAGCGCGGCGTCAAGCTCCTGGGCGTCTCCGTGGACAGCATCCATTCGCATCTGGCGTGGGTGCAGAACCTCCAGAAGATCCTGGGCGTGCGGATCCCCTACCCGCTCGTCGCCGATTCCAATCGCGCCGTCAGCGAGCTCTACGGGATGATCCACCCGGGCGCCTCCCAGACGGTGACGGTCCGGGCGCTCTTCATCATCGACCCGAAGCGCACGATCCGCGCGATCATCTACTACCCGCTCAACATCGGCCGCAACGTGGACGAGGTTCTGCGGGCCGTCGACGCCCTGCAGACGGCCGACGCCAAGGGCGTCGCCTGCCCCGTCAACTGGAAGCCCGGGGAAAAGGTCATCGTCCCGCCCCCGAAGACCGAAAAGGAAGTGGACGACCGGCTGGCGATGCAGAACGTGGAGCGGCTGGATTTCTACCTGACGAAGAAGGCGCTGTAG
- the floA gene encoding flotillin-like protein FloA (flotillin-like protein involved in membrane lipid rafts), producing the protein MNALWMGLFQVGRSARGAETGLPDWLWLLGIAAAALFVLVFLIIIFKYGLLYIQATLSGARVGLLELVGMSLRKVAPMTIVNARIMSVKAGIPVDTDKLEAHYLAKGNVIRVVTALIAANKARIPLSFEQAAAIDLAGRDVLDAVQTSVRPKVIDCPDPRKGRDTLDAVAKDGIQLKVKARVTVRTNLERLVGGATEETIIARVGEGIVTSIGSAESYKTVLENPDRISKAVLDKGLDSQTAFEIVSIDIADVDVGDNVGARLRADQAEADKRMAQAEAEKRRALAVAREQEMKALDQENRALVTLAEAEIPKAIAEAFRIGRLGVLDYWGIRNLQADTEMRRSIAEGGKGAEPKTS; encoded by the coding sequence ATGAACGCGCTCTGGATGGGGTTGTTCCAGGTCGGCCGAAGCGCCCGCGGCGCGGAGACGGGCCTTCCGGACTGGCTGTGGCTGCTCGGAATCGCCGCGGCGGCCCTCTTCGTTCTGGTCTTCCTCATCATCATCTTCAAGTACGGGCTGCTGTACATCCAGGCGACCCTTTCGGGCGCCCGCGTGGGGCTCCTGGAGCTCGTGGGCATGTCCCTCCGGAAGGTCGCGCCCATGACGATCGTCAACGCGCGCATCATGTCGGTCAAGGCGGGGATCCCCGTGGACACCGACAAGCTCGAGGCCCACTACCTGGCCAAGGGCAACGTCATCCGCGTGGTGACCGCGCTCATCGCGGCCAACAAGGCCCGGATCCCGCTTTCCTTCGAGCAGGCCGCGGCGATCGACCTGGCCGGGCGCGACGTCCTGGACGCCGTTCAGACGAGCGTGCGCCCCAAGGTCATCGACTGCCCGGACCCCCGGAAGGGGCGGGACACGCTGGACGCCGTGGCCAAGGACGGCATCCAGCTCAAGGTCAAGGCGCGCGTCACCGTGCGCACGAACCTGGAGCGGCTCGTCGGCGGCGCGACCGAGGAGACGATCATCGCCCGCGTCGGCGAGGGCATCGTGACCTCGATCGGCTCGGCGGAAAGCTACAAGACGGTCCTGGAGAATCCCGACCGCATTTCCAAGGCGGTGCTCGACAAGGGCCTGGACTCCCAGACGGCGTTCGAGATCGTCTCGATCGACATCGCGGACGTGGACGTGGGGGACAACGTGGGCGCGCGCCTGCGGGCCGACCAGGCCGAGGCGGACAAGCGCATGGCCCAGGCGGAAGCGGAGAAGCGCCGCGCGCTGGCCGTGGCGCGCGAGCAGGAAATGAAGGCGCTCGATCAGGAGAACCGCGCGCTGGTGACGCTGGCCGAAGCCGAGATTCCCAAGGCCATCGCGGAGGCGTTCCGCATCGGACGGCTCGGCGTTCTGGACTACTGGGGGATCCGGAATCTCCAGGCGGACACCGAGATGCGCCGTTCGATCGCGGAAGGCGGGAAGGGCGCGGAGCCCAAGACCTCGTAA
- a CDS encoding NfeD family protein — protein MDLWIVLFLYLGGLALVVAETFVPGMVLGLLGAAAVVVSVVFGFRHHPAFGAGQILLAVVVAPAAFYLGLRRLQLKSSLEGSLSFGQDYAALVGREGVAQTDLRPAGIVLVDGRKLDVVTAGEAIERGRPVRIVKVEGNRIVVRGIQGG, from the coding sequence ATGGACCTTTGGATCGTTCTTTTTCTCTACCTCGGGGGTCTGGCCCTCGTCGTCGCCGAGACGTTCGTGCCGGGCATGGTCCTGGGTCTTCTGGGGGCGGCCGCGGTGGTGGTGTCCGTGGTCTTCGGATTCCGGCACCATCCGGCGTTCGGGGCGGGCCAGATCCTCCTGGCGGTCGTGGTCGCGCCGGCGGCGTTCTACCTGGGCCTGCGGAGGCTTCAGCTGAAGTCGTCCCTGGAGGGGAGCCTTTCGTTCGGCCAGGATTACGCGGCGCTGGTGGGCCGGGAAGGAGTGGCCCAGACGGACCTTCGGCCGGCGGGCATCGTGCTCGTGGACGGCCGCAAGCTGGACGTGGTGACCGCCGGCGAGGCGATCGAGCGGGGCCGGCCGGTTCGGATCGTGAAGGTGGAAGGGAATCGGATCGTGGTGCGTGGCATTCAGGGAGGATAA